One genomic segment of Chitinophaga sancti includes these proteins:
- a CDS encoding SusC/RagA family TonB-linked outer membrane protein, with the protein MWMIMRYIFCLICLFAFTQQKIFAQDAKKSGINGTVVNEFSEPMAGVKVMVKDAKKEIFTDANGEFHLDTPPGTVLVFLWKDYYTRELNASAEMTVQLTDAFLKSPNQVDMLYERVDRSKVLGAVSTIYTKQLITTPASLYVYAFPGQLSGVYTKQNSGFTSFNVSEISSSAIIGQTLVNASSNNNRSTDNSEISLSVRGQTPVTVIDGVQREISSIDPESIESISMLKDGLSTLLLGNNSSRPVMLVTTRRGEMGRPHITFTVQTGMQQSLGLPKPLPAYQYAYLLNETLMNDGKPALYSAEDFAAYKNHTDPYGHPDINWFKTLLKDYTPISNYKLNVNGGTNVARYSVSLSYFDQEGIFKTSPDVSYSTNNSLKRYVINSDIGVQVNQNLNVDLQLFGRVQNTREPGNDYNGLLNALFSTPNNAYPIYNRNGSFGGNNIGGNGGPYSNNLLSRAQYSGYTQNNTNDILANLDLNYNLNSVLKGLTFKIKGNLAYQSITALDRSLQNPSYGYIDSAYVIYGTTTSQSNAFRTVFTSRQSYAQGSLNYNRSFEKSNVDAQLMYDRKSVVANYDLASTTTNAGGRVGYDYNKKYFVNATLIGSGNNRYPEGKRWGLFYGAGLGWEIGNEDFIKENLPWISGWKWRATYARTGNANIDLNASLYYAYSQTYNSNNNGKNYQVGTGYTTVYYQYEGSLANPYITWEKANKFDVGTDISFFRNHLQLTADYYHDVYSDILGYRGNSIALLGTGYPLENIGKNQYHGIELSLTYNNHLGNFNYFVTTNGNLAYSKIIYNDELATPHAWNRRTGLPVSGTFYGYTSLGLYQNAEDAASSAHIAGYTPQPGDIKYKDLNGDGVIDAFDQSTIGGTKPLAFFGVTLGGNYKGFNFSFVIQGVGNRQISALNNAVDHFGMDYNTTNGQVYENATGRWTPETAGEATLSRLAVSATNNNTLFSTFYLKNGNYVRLKNAEIGYSLPYSLLKRIHISGLKIFVDGENLFTIAGFKGMDPEVQPYSYPIQRVVSTGVSIKL; encoded by the coding sequence AGCGAACCAATGGCCGGCGTAAAGGTCATGGTAAAAGATGCAAAGAAGGAAATATTCACAGATGCTAACGGAGAGTTTCACCTGGATACACCTCCCGGTACTGTGTTAGTGTTTTTGTGGAAGGACTATTATACCCGTGAATTGAATGCCTCCGCTGAAATGACGGTACAGCTCACTGATGCATTCCTGAAATCTCCAAACCAGGTTGATATGCTGTATGAAAGAGTAGACCGCTCCAAAGTATTGGGTGCCGTGTCTACCATCTATACAAAACAATTGATCACTACACCTGCTTCTTTATATGTATACGCATTTCCCGGCCAATTGTCTGGTGTGTATACCAAACAAAACAGTGGCTTCACTTCTTTCAATGTGAGTGAAATTTCTTCTTCCGCCATCATCGGACAAACACTGGTAAATGCATCTTCTAATAACAATCGCTCTACAGATAACTCTGAGATTAGCCTGAGTGTGAGAGGACAAACACCCGTGACCGTGATTGATGGGGTACAAAGAGAAATTTCTTCTATCGATCCGGAATCTATTGAATCGATCTCTATGCTGAAAGATGGGTTGTCTACCTTATTATTAGGTAATAACAGTTCCCGCCCGGTTATGTTGGTGACGACGAGGAGAGGGGAAATGGGCCGCCCGCATATCACATTCACGGTACAAACAGGCATGCAGCAGTCATTAGGTTTACCCAAACCATTACCTGCCTACCAATATGCTTACCTGCTGAATGAAACTCTGATGAATGATGGAAAACCTGCCCTGTACAGTGCTGAAGATTTTGCTGCGTATAAAAATCATACAGACCCTTATGGTCATCCTGATATCAACTGGTTCAAGACCCTCCTGAAAGATTATACACCTATCTCCAACTACAAACTGAATGTGAATGGTGGTACAAATGTGGCCCGCTATTCTGTATCCCTCAGTTATTTTGACCAGGAAGGGATCTTCAAAACCAGTCCGGATGTATCGTATAGTACGAACAATAGCCTGAAGCGTTATGTCATCAACTCCGACATCGGTGTGCAGGTGAACCAGAACCTGAATGTGGACCTTCAGTTATTCGGTCGTGTGCAGAACACCCGCGAACCAGGTAATGATTACAATGGCTTGTTGAATGCACTGTTTTCAACGCCTAATAATGCGTATCCTATTTACAACCGCAATGGCTCCTTTGGTGGTAACAACATCGGTGGTAATGGTGGTCCTTACAGCAATAACCTGTTGTCAAGAGCACAATATTCAGGCTATACACAAAACAATACCAATGACATTCTCGCAAATTTAGACCTGAACTACAACCTGAACAGTGTGCTGAAAGGGTTGACATTCAAAATTAAAGGTAACCTGGCATACCAGTCAATCACCGCACTGGACAGAAGTTTACAGAATCCATCTTATGGTTATATAGATAGTGCCTATGTGATTTATGGTACCACTACTTCACAAAGCAATGCATTCCGAACTGTATTTACTTCCCGTCAGTCATATGCACAGGGAAGCCTGAACTATAACAGGAGCTTCGAAAAGAGCAATGTTGATGCACAGCTGATGTACGACCGCAAGTCCGTCGTAGCGAACTATGACCTGGCATCAACTACCACCAATGCAGGAGGTAGGGTAGGGTATGACTACAATAAGAAATACTTTGTAAATGCAACCCTGATAGGTAGTGGCAATAACCGGTACCCTGAAGGCAAACGATGGGGCCTCTTCTACGGTGCCGGTTTGGGATGGGAGATAGGCAATGAGGATTTCATCAAAGAAAACCTTCCCTGGATCAGTGGTTGGAAATGGAGAGCTACTTATGCCAGAACAGGCAATGCAAATATTGATCTGAACGCTTCTTTATATTACGCATATTCTCAAACCTACAATTCCAATAACAATGGTAAGAACTACCAGGTAGGTACCGGCTACACCACTGTTTATTATCAGTACGAAGGTTCGCTGGCCAATCCTTATATCACCTGGGAAAAAGCGAACAAGTTCGATGTAGGTACAGACATCTCTTTCTTCCGGAATCATTTACAACTCACGGCCGATTACTACCATGATGTATATTCAGATATACTGGGATATCGTGGTAATTCTATTGCCTTGCTGGGTACCGGTTATCCTTTGGAGAACATTGGTAAGAACCAGTACCATGGTATTGAGTTGTCACTGACTTACAACAACCATCTGGGCAACTTCAACTACTTCGTGACTACAAACGGAAATCTTGCTTATTCCAAAATCATCTACAACGATGAACTGGCTACTCCTCATGCCTGGAACAGAAGAACAGGATTACCGGTATCAGGCACTTTCTATGGTTATACATCCCTTGGACTTTACCAGAATGCAGAAGATGCCGCCAGTAGTGCTCACATAGCTGGCTACACTCCGCAACCCGGCGATATTAAATACAAAGACCTGAATGGAGATGGTGTGATCGATGCCTTTGACCAGTCTACCATCGGAGGTACCAAACCACTGGCATTCTTCGGGGTTACACTGGGTGGTAACTACAAAGGATTCAACTTTAGTTTCGTCATCCAGGGTGTAGGCAACAGGCAGATCAGTGCATTGAATAATGCCGTAGACCACTTTGGTATGGACTATAACACGACCAACGGTCAGGTATATGAAAATGCGACGGGTCGCTGGACACCGGAAACTGCAGGCGAAGCGACCTTGTCAAGACTGGCTGTATCCGCTACGAACAACAATACCCTTTTCTCTACTTTCTACCTGAAGAATGGCAACTATGTAAGACTGAAAAACGCGGAGATCGGATATTCACTGCCATACAGCCTGTTAAAGAGGATCCACATATCCGGTCTGAAAATATTCGTGGATGGCGAAAACCTATTTACCATCGCTGGCTTTAAGGGCATGGACCCGGAGGTACAACCATATAGCTATCCCATTCAA